In Flavobacterium enshiense, the genomic stretch TATCTTCCTCATTTCCATTCACTGCAACCTCCATTAGGAAATGATCATCTGTAGTTCTTACATCCGGGTTTTCAGCTTCTTTAAACGGCCATAATCTACTTCTCAAATAGAATGTGATTACCATTAAGTGCGCTGCGAAGAATACTGTTAACTCGAACAGAATCGGCACGAAAGCCGGCATGTTCTGGTAGAATGCAAAACTTGGCTTACCTCCGATATCCTGCGGCCAATCTACAATCATCATGTAGTTCAACAAATTAGCTGCAACAGTTAATCCCACTACTCCATAAAGGAATGAAGCGATAGCAATTCTTGTAGGTGCTAACCCCATAGCCTTATCCAAACCGTGAACCGGGAATGGAGTATAAATTTCTTCAATATGATGATGAGCTGCTCTTGATGCCTTAACTGCATCCATTAAGATATCATCATCGTTATATATAGCATGTATAACTTTATTCGTACTCATGATCTATTAATGATTGTGTGAATGATGTCCTTCTTTTTCTCTTTCTCTTTTGTAGTTCTCTGCAGAAGTTTTCATAATAGTTTTAACCTCTGCCTGAGCAATTACAGGAAAACTTCTTGAATATAATAAGAATAATACGAAGAAGAAACCAATTGTACCGATATAGATACCTGCATCAACAAATGTTGGCTGGAACATTGTCCAAGATGATGGTAAATAATCTCTGTGTAATGAAGTAACAATAATTACGAAACGCTCAAACCACATACCGATGTTTACCACAAGAGAGATGATAAACGAGAACATGATGCTGGTTCTTAATTTTTTGAACCACATGAACTGTGGAGAGAAAACGTTACAAGTCATCATCAACCAGTATGACCACCAGTAAGGACCTGTAGCACGGTTCAAGAAAGCATACTGCTCATACTCTACTCCGGAATACCAAGCCACGAATAACTCAGTGATATAAGCGATACCAACAATAGAACCTGTAATCATGATTACAATGTTCATTAATTCGATATGCTGAATAGTGATGTAATCTTCAAGGTTACAAACTTTTCTCATGATGATAAGCAATGTGTTTACCATCGCGAAACCAGAGAAAACCGCACCCGCAACGAAGTAAGGAGGAAGGATTGTAGTATGCCATCCCGGAATAACAGAAGTTGCGAAGTCAAAGGATACGATTGTATGTACAGAAAGTACAAGCGGCGTTGCTAAACCAGCCAATACAAGAGAAACCTCTTCAAAACGCTGCCAGTCTTTAGCTCTACCAGACCATCCGAAAGAAAGGATGGAATAGATTCTTTTGTTGAAAGGTGTTACCGCTCTGTCACGAATCATTGCGAAGTCAGGTAATAAACCAGTCCACCAGAATACCAATGATACTGAAAGATACGTAGAAATCGCGAATACGTCCCAAAGTAATGGTGAGTTAAAGTTTACCCAAAGCGAACCGAATTGGTTCGGAATCGGTAATACCCAGTACCCTAACCATGGACGACCCATGTGAATAATCGGGAACAAACCTGCCTGAACAACCGAGAAGATGGTCATAGCTTCCGCAGAACGGTTAATCGCCATTCTCCATTTTTGACGGAATAATAATAGTACGGCAGAAATTAGAGTTCCGGCGTGTCCGATACCCACCCACCATACGAAGTTGGTGATATCCCAAGCCCAACCTACTGTTTTATTTAATCCCCATGTTCCGATACCGGTAGAAATGGTGTAAACCATACAGCCTGCTCCCCAAAGGAACGCAGCTAAAGCGATTGAGAATACAATCCACCACTGTTTGTTTGCCTTACCCTCTACAGGACGAGCTACATCTACAGTCACATCGTGATAATTTTTATCACCTAGGACTAACGGTTTTCTAATGGGTGCTTCGTAATGAGACGACATAATCCTTTATATTGTTTCTTAATAATTTATTTATTTTTTACTCTTAAGTATTTCTAACTTTTACGTGGTAGAATACATTTGGCTTCGTTCCGATGTGCTCCAATAAATGGTACATTCTTTCGTCTTCTGCTAATTTAGCCACTTGACCTTCTTTGTCATTTACATCTCCAAATACCATCGCTCCGCTTGTACAAGCTGCCGAACATGCTGTCTGGAATTCACCATCTTTTACCTGACGACCTTCTTTCTTCGCTTTAAGGATAGTAGCCTGTGTCATTTGGATACACATTGAACATTTCTCCATAACTCCACGAGAACGAACGTTTACATCAGGATTCAATACCATACGACCTAAATCATTATTCATATGATAATCGAACTCACTGTTTTTGCTGTATAAGAACCAGTTGAAACGACGTACTTTATACGGACAGTTGTTTGCACAGTAACGAGTACCTACGCAACGGTTGTAAGCCATATGGTTCTGACCTTGACGACCGTGAGATGTTGCCGCAACCGGACATACTGTTTCACAAGGAGCGTGGTTACAGTGCTGACACATTACCGGTTGGAAAGCCACCTGAGGGTTCTCAGAAGGATCTTCCATTCCTGTTAATGTATCAATTGAATTTAACAATCCAACTGCTTTTGCTTTTAATTCACCATCACCTTTGAAAGTCTCTTCAGAAGAATAGTAGCGGTCAATACGCAACCAGTGCATATCACGGCTTCTTCTTACTTCAGATTTACCAACTACCGGAACGTTGTTTTCAGCGTGACATGCTATAACACAAGCACCACAACCTGTACAACCATTCAAATCGATAGAAAGATTAAAATGATGTCCAACAGAACGGTCAAATGAATTCCAAAGATCAACCTCTGTAGCAGGAGTCTCCTGGTGGTCTAAAGACACCATTGGAACCGGGTTCCAGATTTCAGCATCTTTAGTATTGAATATTTCTAAGGTAGTTTCTTTGATGATATCACCTCTACCCATTAATGTTTTTTGTAACTGAACACAAGCGAACTCATGATCACCTTCAGCTTTGGCAACTTTAGCAACCTGGTTTGCATTTTGGTTTGCATACAATTTATATGCATTAACACCAACCTGCATTTCTTCCTGCATTGCCTCTTTTCTACCGTAACCTAATGCCAAACCGATAGTACCAACTGCCTGACCTGGCTGGATGATAACCGGAACATTTTGCAATTTAACACCAGCTACTTCAATAGTTGAGTAACTACCATTAAGACCACCGTTAGCTACATTATAGTTTTGTAATCCTAATTTTTCAGCATCCTTTTTAGAAACTGTTACATAGTTATCCCAAGATGCTCTGGTAATTGGATCTGGGAACTCTTGTAACCAAGGGTTATTTGCCTGTTGACCATCTCCCATTCCGGTTTTAGTATACAACACCAATTCCAGACCACCTTCATTTTTAGCTTGCGCTAACGTAGAAGCCGCAGTACCGAAATCAGCTGAACCACCTGCAACAGCACCCACTTCAGAAGTATATACTCCGTCGTGAACCAATTTGTTCCATGTTGTTCCAACCGCAATTGAAGAACCAACTGCTTTTAAGAAATCATAATAAGAAGTTGTATTACCAGTCCAAGCCATTAAAGCTTCCTGGAATTGTTTAGTATCAAACAACGGACGAATTGTCGGCTGCATGATAGCATAATGACCTTTTGAAATCATTACATCACCCCATGATTCTAAGTAAT encodes the following:
- a CDS encoding DUF3341 domain-containing protein, which encodes MSTNKVIHAIYNDDDILMDAVKASRAAHHHIEEIYTPFPVHGLDKAMGLAPTRIAIASFLYGVVGLTVAANLLNYMMIVDWPQDIGGKPSFAFYQNMPAFVPILFELTVFFAAHLMVITFYLRSRLWPFKEAENPDVRTTDDHFLMEVAVNGNEEDMISFFKNTGAVEVKVIDKH
- a CDS encoding TAT-variant-translocated molybdopterin oxidoreductase, yielding MASNKKYWKSVEELDQNSSIVETLRNNEFVEEIPTDEFLGDAATLSASSTTRRDFLKYVGFSTAAASLAACEGPVVKSIPYVVQPEEIIPGVADYYATTMMDGFDFANILIKTREGRPIKVENNNLPNAKFGANARVHASVLSLYDSMRVKQPKIAGKDASWSDVNAAVAKSLAEAKAKGGQVVLLTNTMSSPSTDRLIADFIAKNPTAKHVTYDAVSSSTALDAFQMVYGERALAEYDFAKADVIVSIGADFLGDWQGGGYDAGYGKGRMPKNGKMSKHIQIEANMSLAGANADKRIPLTVTEQKHALVKIYNVITGGSAGGANLGKQEEAVMKAAQQLKAAAGKGVLVSGLDDVNAQLLVLAINKALSSEAFNPAAARLIRKGDSKAVAQLVADMKAGAVHTLIMNGVNPLYTLANASEFAEGLTKVKTSVAFTLREDETAVKSTIVAAAPHYLESWGDVMISKGHYAIMQPTIRPLFDTKQFQEALMAWTGNTTSYYDFLKAVGSSIAVGTTWNKLVHDGVYTSEVGAVAGGSADFGTAASTLAQAKNEGGLELVLYTKTGMGDGQQANNPWLQEFPDPITRASWDNYVTVSKKDAEKLGLQNYNVANGGLNGSYSTIEVAGVKLQNVPVIIQPGQAVGTIGLALGYGRKEAMQEEMQVGVNAYKLYANQNANQVAKVAKAEGDHEFACVQLQKTLMGRGDIIKETTLEIFNTKDAEIWNPVPMVSLDHQETPATEVDLWNSFDRSVGHHFNLSIDLNGCTGCGACVIACHAENNVPVVGKSEVRRSRDMHWLRIDRYYSSEETFKGDGELKAKAVGLLNSIDTLTGMEDPSENPQVAFQPVMCQHCNHAPCETVCPVAATSHGRQGQNHMAYNRCVGTRYCANNCPYKVRRFNWFLYSKNSEFDYHMNNDLGRMVLNPDVNVRSRGVMEKCSMCIQMTQATILKAKKEGRQVKDGEFQTACSAACTSGAMVFGDVNDKEGQVAKLAEDERMYHLLEHIGTKPNVFYHVKVRNT
- the nrfD gene encoding NrfD/PsrC family molybdoenzyme membrane anchor subunit, which codes for MSSHYEAPIRKPLVLGDKNYHDVTVDVARPVEGKANKQWWIVFSIALAAFLWGAGCMVYTISTGIGTWGLNKTVGWAWDITNFVWWVGIGHAGTLISAVLLLFRQKWRMAINRSAEAMTIFSVVQAGLFPIIHMGRPWLGYWVLPIPNQFGSLWVNFNSPLLWDVFAISTYLSVSLVFWWTGLLPDFAMIRDRAVTPFNKRIYSILSFGWSGRAKDWQRFEEVSLVLAGLATPLVLSVHTIVSFDFATSVIPGWHTTILPPYFVAGAVFSGFAMVNTLLIIMRKVCNLEDYITIQHIELMNIVIMITGSIVGIAYITELFVAWYSGVEYEQYAFLNRATGPYWWSYWLMMTCNVFSPQFMWFKKLRTSIMFSFIISLVVNIGMWFERFVIIVTSLHRDYLPSSWTMFQPTFVDAGIYIGTIGFFFVLFLLYSRSFPVIAQAEVKTIMKTSAENYKREREKEGHHSHNH